TTACAATCGCGCCTCAATGTGAACTATCGCGGGGCGTAATTATCAAGGCTTATGGAGGCACCGTCAACATACAAAAAAACACTTTTTTAGGCGAATACGTGTGTATCTACGGCCATGGCGGGGTCGACATAGGCGAAAATACCTTGATTGCTATGCATACCTGTATTGTAAGTGCTAACCATACCATTCCCGATAAGGGTACGCTAATCCGCTCGCAGGGTGATATTTTGCTGCCGGTTAAAATTGGCAGCGACGTTTGGATAGGCGCCGGGGTTAAAGTTTTAGGCGGCGTTACCATTGGCGATGGCTGCGTTGTTGGCGCCGGTTCGGTGGTTACCAAAAACCTGCCGCCCTATGCTATAGCAATGGGTGTGCCCGCAAAAGTAGTTAGCTACAGAAATGGCTGATATGCTAAGTGTTATCATCCCCACTTACAACCCTGATGCAAACAGGCTTGCTAAAACGTTAACCGGTTTACAAAAGCAAAGCCTTCCATTGCAGGCATGGGAATTAATAATAGTTGATAATAACTCCAACCAACCCATTAATGCAGACCTTGGATGGCAACCTAATCATAAAATTGTTAGGGAAACAGCGCAAGGGCTAACCTACGCCAGGCTAAAAGGCTTTAAAGAAGCCCAAGGGCAAGTTTTGATATTAGTTGATGATGACAACATACTCGAAGATAACTACCTTGAAAACGTATTAAAAGCATTCCAGGATCAACCTAAGCTTGGTGCTATTGGTGGCAAATCGCTCGCTGTATTTGAAGGCACCCCACCGGCATGGCTACCGGAGTTCTATTCAAGCTTAGCTTTGCGCGACCTTGGCGACGAGATTTTAACTGCATCATGGGATCATAAATACCCCGTTTGCGCACCCATTGGTGCAGGGATAGCTATCCGGAAAGTGGCACTGAACACGTATATCAAAAAAATTGAAACACAAAAAAATGTTATTACCGATAGAAAGGGCGATTCCCTAAGTTCGGGTGGTGACAATGATATTGTTTTAGAAATACTGAAAGCGGGTTGGCATGTGGCCTATTTACCAGGCCTGGTATTACACCATATTATCCCGGCCCAAAGACTGGAAACCGGCTACATGGCGCGGTTAATCAATAACAGCAGCAACTCATGGGTAAGGTTGCTGCAAAGCCACGGGATAAACCCCTGGCCGCAAATTGCCGGTTGGACAGTATTTCCACGCAAGATAAAAGCATGGTTTACTTATAAAGCCTGGAAAAATAAGGTAAACTACATCAGGTGGCAGGGTGCCTGCGGCACTTTTGATGGCCTGGCCAAACAATGAAAATTTCTTTTATCTACTTAAATCGGCATTTTATAAGTGTTGCAGTCAGTAATTAATGTTTTATATCGTTACCCTAAGGCCCGGTTAAAACACTTTAACCGTTTTGGTGGATATTTTAATTACCGCAAAATGCTGCACGGCCAAAAACTGATGCAGCAGGCGTCTGCTCATTTGCCTCCTGTTCAATCGGCGGCAGATGGCCTGGAGGTTTACTTTTTAACCGGGAAAAAGTACCTGTACCAAACACTGTTCTGCATACAGTCATTAATAAAGGTCAGCCAAACTCCTTTTAAATTTATATTGGTTGATGATGGCAGCTTTGACGAACAATTAATTAAACAAATAAACACCCAATTGCCCGGGGCAGATATAGTGGACCGGCAAATGATAAATCAAAACCTGAGCAAAGCGTTACCCAAACACCAATACCCGGTTTTACACCATAAACGCCAGGTTTATCCGCATATTAAGAAACTGACAGATGTACATACCATCCCCGGTGAGGATTGGAAATTGGTTTTAGATTCGGATATGATGTTTTGGAACGATCCGTTGGCCCTGGTTAGTTGGCTGAGGGAACCCCAAAAACCTATATATATGCAGGATTGCCAGGAATCATATGGTTACAGCAGGCAATTGATGGAGCAGCTTTGTAAAAACAAGATTCCTACGCTGTTAAATGTAGGCGCTATTGGCCTCAAAAGCAGTGCTGTAAATTGGGCCCATTTAGAAAGCTGGACAACAGGACTGGAGGAAAAGGAAGGCAGCTCGTATTACCTTGAACAGGCTTTAACGGCCATGTTATTAGCCAACGTAGAAGCAGTGGTTTTACCGGCAGACGAATATATTGTGAACCCGGATGTAAACAGGATTGAGCATCATATTGGGACACTTCATCATTATGTAGATTTATCAAAAGAAGGATACTTTAAGAAAGCATGGAAAGCGATATAAATAAACATATCCAATCCTTATGGATAGGCGGCCAGTTATCAAAGGTTGAACAATTATGTATCCAATCGTTTATTGATCATGGGCACAATTTTCATTTATATGCCTATGAAGAAATAACCAACGCACCTAAAGATACCATTATCCATAACGCAAGAAGTATTATTGGCGAAGAGGCTATTTTCAAATACAAAACCGGCTGGGGCGCTGGCTCAGTATCAGGCTTTGCCGATTTGTTCCGTTTGCTGATGGTTCAAAAAAATGGGGGATGGTGGGTTGACATGGATATCATTTGCCTCAAAAAATTCGATTTTGAAGCCGATACCGTTTTTTGTTCGAGCTATGAAGGTGAATATGACCAACTGGTAAACAACTGCGTTTTTAAAGCACCAAAGGATAGCGATTTTGTACAATACTGCCTTGACCAAATTGCCCTGATTGATCTCAAAACCATGTCTTTCGGTTTAGCTGGTCCGTTTTTATTTCAAAAAGCAGTAAAAGAACTGGAGTTAGAAAAACTTGTCCTCCCGTATCGTTACTTTAACCCTATCGCCTGGAAAAATGTAAGTGAACTGATTTTAGGAAAAATGAGCACAAGCAGTAAAGTGAAAGAGGTGTTACGGCCTCTGTTAAAGCCCGATACCGTGCCCGGCAGAAAAATAGGCCCGGAATCGTACACTGTACATTTTTGGAACGAAATATGGAATACCGGCAAACTTGATAAAAATGGCCAATACGATAAGGGTTCATTGTTCGAGAAGCTAAAGCGTAAACACGGTATCAAATAAAATGGCTGTTTCCGCTCCTTTAGTTTCTGTGTGCATCCCGGTTTATAATGGTGAAAACTATATCATTAATACGATTAATGCGGTAGTTAATCAAACCTACAAAAACATCGAGATAATAATAGTTGATGATGGCTCTACAGATAGTACCAAAAGTTTATTAAAAAGCCTGCAGCATCAAAATATCAGCATTTATTATCAGCAAAACCGTGGTGCTGCCGCTGCCCGTAATTTGGCTTACAGCAAATCAAACGGGCAGTATATCAAATTTTTAGATGGCGACGATATCATCAACCCCCAAATGATTGAAAGCCAGGTTAAGCTGGCCGTTGAAAACCCGGATTGTATAATTTCGGCAAAATGGGGCAGGTTCTATGATAACAGCCTGGATACTTTTAAGCTGAGCCCCGAAGATTGCTGGCAAACACTGCCTGCATATGATTGGATCTGCTCATCATGGAAAAACGGCCACTCCATGACACAATCGGGCATTTTTTTATTGCCCAGGCAAATCATTGAAAACGCCGGCCTGTGGGACGACCAGCTTACCTTAATTGACGACCTTGATTTTTTTACCCGGGTTATATTAAAGTGCAAATTGGTAGTGTTCGACCCCAATTCTGTATTATACTACCGGTCGGGCAATAGCGGCAGTTTATCTGACCGTAAACAGCAGGAAGCCATGCAATCGGCATTTACGGCTATTGATAAAGCCACCAAAAATCTGCTGGCAGTAAAAAAAAGTACCGAAGCTAAGCTGGCCTGCGCCAATACCTGGCAGCATTACATATATATCGCTTACCCTAAGCATTCTCAACTGGCCAAAGAAGCGCAAAAACGGGTAAACGAGCTTGGAGGTTCTACATTAAAATTTATGGCAGGCGGTATAACCAAAATAATTACAGCTTTGATAGGCTGGAAAGCTACCAAACGTTTTAAACAGGCATTTAACATCAATTAATTGAAAATCCTCCTTTCATTTTTACAGGATAACGGCGGCCAGCCACATGCCATACCTGCATATCGTTTTTGGACATATTATATCAAAAACGGCATAGAAGAAGCCGGAATGCAATGGGCCGAAATACCAGGCCTTGACTGGGCTGCCGGGCTTGTACCCTATGAAAACGATCCTGCCCTGCAACGATGGCAACAGCAGGCATGGGAAAAAACTATAAACTACATTAAAGCGAACCGCAGGCAAATAGATATTTGTTTGTGCTATTTATATCCCAAACAAATAGATACCGGGGCTATAAAACAAATTAAAGCAATGGGAGTACCGTGCGTTAATTTTTATTGCGATAATGTACGCTCGTTTACTAAACTGCCGCTCCAGTTTAAGGTATTCGACCTGGTGTGGGTGCCTGAATTTGAAGCCCTGCACCTTTATCAAACCGCCCGGGTTCCGCACGTTAATTTGCCCATGCCCATGTGGGTTGATCCTAAATACCGCCATTTTAATGAGCAGGAAACTGACATCATCTCTTTCATCGGATCAAGAGATGATTTACGCGCGCAGCTTTTGGCAGATGCGATTACCAGGGGCCTCCCAATACAAATAAGGGGAAATGGCTGGAATGATACAAACGAGCCTGCAGCACAGCAACTGTCGCCAAAACCTTCATCCAAAATTAAAAATCAATTCAACCTGCTGCGTAATGCAGGGATCAAGGTGTTTGTAGCGTATCATTTTCAACGCAATAAAAAAGTAATGCCTGCGAACATACCTGTTGAAAACATATTTGAAAAACCTGGTTTCGACGAATACATCCGCCTTAGCCGTGAAAGCATGGTAACACTTGGCATCAACCGGGTGCCAACATTCAATACGTTTGGCAAAGATATCATAACCTATAGCCGGCTTCGTGACCTGGAAGCGCCTATGCTGGGTGCCTGTTATCTGACGGAATATACTGCCGGCTTATCCCAGTTATATGAGTTGGGCACCGATATGGAAACCTATACCAATGCCGATGAACTGGTTTACAAATGCCGGGAACTTATTGCTTCAAAAAACAAGCGCAAAGAACTGAGAATGAAAGGGCAGCAACGCGCGCTTAACTCCCATTCCATTCCGCAATCATTACAACTCATAAAAACCCGGCTGTTTAGCTAAACAATTAAAGCATTTGCCAAAAAAAATTTGCATCATCACACAATCGCATCTTTGCCGAAACCCCAGGGTTTTAAAAGAGGCGATCACTTTGGCTACAGCAGGTTATGATGTTCATATTTTAACAGGCATTATCTCAGATGACCTCTACCGGCAAGACCTGTTAGCTATAGGCTCCTTTGCTAACATTAAGTTACAGTTAATCTCAAATCTTTCTGCATCAACCCTTAATTCATTTACTGATAAGCTCCTGGGTAAAATTGGCCGCCTGCTTGTGCGTAACTTTAAAACAGAAAACAGCCTGGCACTTGGTTATGGCGCTATGCGCTATTATAATAAAGCTAAGGCTGCAAAAGCAAATTTATACATCTGCCACCAGGAGCTGGCTACGTACATAGGTACCAGGTTGTTAAATGAAGGTTACAAAGTGGCGTTTGATTTTGAAGACTGGTACTCGGAGGACTTGCTGCCCGAAGCACGCGCCGAAAGGCCCATCAGCTTACTCCAGCGGATAGAGGCTATAGCTTTAAATAAAGGCTCCTATTGCATTACAACCTCAAATGCCCTGGCTAACCAATTATCGAAGGTGTATTTATGCCCGCAACCAAAAGTCATTTATAATGTTTTTCCGTCACCTGGATTTATTCACAATAAAATAAAAGGATTTAGCACGCCACTCAAATTATTCTGGTTTTCACAAACCATTGGCCCAGGCCGGGGGCTTGAACAATTTATGAATGTATTGAGCACGTTGAAAACAGGCATTGAACTACACTTGCTGGGCAATATAACTACAGACTATCGCGAAATACTCACCACACTAATGCCCGCCCAGCACGGACTATATTTTCATCCCCTTGTTGGTGAAAATCAGTTGGCCGCAAAAATAGCCGGTTTTGATATTGGCCTGGCATTGGAACTGGATACCCCCCCAAGCCGTAATTATACCATTACCAATAAATTTTTCCAGTATATCCAATCGGGACTGCCTGTTATCGCCAGCGAAACAGAAGGCCAGGATGAAGCCTTTGATAAATTTAAACCGGGTTTCAAATTAGCGCAACAGCCATCGGCACAGCAAATAAACGAGTTGGATAGGTGGCTTAGCAATGCCGTCGAACTACAATTAGCCCAACAACAAGCCATTGAGGCAGCTGCGTTTTACAATTGGGAAAACGAGTCGAAAAAATTGCTTCAATTAGTAAACAACGCCCTTGGAGAATAAGGTAAGCCTACAAATAAACCTGGCGCCCGGCGATTATCCGCATGCCAGGTATATCCTTAAACATCAGTTAGCTATTTTAAGTACGCAGGTAGATGAGATTATATTAACGGTTGATACCCGGCCAAGCAAAGGCCGCTTTGCCGAGGGATGGGAGAAAAACAAAGAGTTGCTAAACCAATTCCTGTCAACAGAAATTGAAACCAAGTATAACGTTAAAGTTATCCCGGCTGATTATTCTGTAGCAACCAAACAAAAAGTTGCAGGCTACTTCTTCGGTAAAAAGGATATGCCCGAAAAAGACTTCAGGGGGGGGCCTTTTTATGCTTATTTTTTCGGAATTTATTCGGCTGCCAATAACCTCGTTTTCCATTTAGATTCCGATATATTTTTAGGTGGCGGAAATAGCGGATGGGTTGCCGAAGCCGCACATTTTTTTGAAACAGATCCCGCCTGCTTTGTTATGGCACCTTTGCCTGGCCCGCCCAATAGTATGGATACTTTAACCGGGCAACAGGTGATTAATAAAATTGCCCCTTACACCTGGCAACTTGCAGGCATGAGCACCAGGGTTTTCATGATTAATAAAAGCCGGTTTAAAACCGATAAGTTAATACTAGCCAAACCGCCCGTACGAGGGCAGATAAAAGCCATAATTGAAGGTAACTCCAATGCCGATTTGCCCGAACACCTGATATCTGCCTATATCGCCGGCCATCATTTAAAACGGATTGATTTTTTAGGCAGCGGCAAAGGATTATGGTCGTTACATCCCCCCTATCGTACCAAGGCTTTTTATGATGGGCTGCCGCAACTGATTAAAATCATAGCGACAAATAACCTGCCCGAAAAGCAGCAGGGTTTTTACGATATTATTGATGAGGTTTGCGATTGGTCGGCAGCACGCGAAAAAATCAGCAACAATCGATGGTGGAAAAGGCTGATAAAATAATCCTGTGAAGAAACTGCTCATCATATCGCCCTACTTCCCACCCGTAAACGGGGCCGATATGCAGCGCATCCGCATGAGCCTACCCTATTTTGCGGCCAATGGGTGGGATGCCGAAGTAATAATGGTGGATGAACAATATGCCGACCTGCCTGCCGATTACCTGCTATTACAAAGTATTCCCGAGCAGATCAGGATCTATAAAGTTAAAGCGTTAAAAAAAAGCATTACATCCAAACTGGGTTTGGGCAGTATTGCTTTACGCTCACTGTGGTTTTACAGGCAAAAAATAAAGGAGCTTTTAAAAACACAATCCTACGATCTGATATATTTTTCGACCACCCAATTCCCGGTTTGCATTTTAGGTGCCTATTTTAAAAAACGATATGGTATCGCTTACGTAATTGACATGCAGGATCCCTGGTTTTCTGATTATTACGAGGATAAGCCCAAAGCGCAAAGACCACCCAAATACTGGTTCTCTTATCGGCTGAACAAATACCTGGAACCCATTGCTATGAACAGTGTAGATGGCATCATCAGTGTATCTGATAATTACATCAGCGATCTTAAAAACCGTTATCCTTTAATTAAACACATCCCATCAGCAACTATAACCTTCGGGGCATTTAAGCCGGATATGCAGATAGCCGAACAGAACAAGAATGCCTTCCCCAATCTGCTCGACTCAAATTACACCAACGTAGTGTACATAGGCCGTGGCGGTGCCGACATGCACCCGGCGATTACTCCACTGTTTAAAGCCCTTAAAGCAGTGTTGGATAATGGCAACGAGACTTTAAAATCATTGCGATTTTATTTTATAGGTACAAGTTACGCCCCCAACGGGCAAGGCAAGCCAAGCATTTCACCGCTTGCCCGGCAACTGGGCGTTGCTGAAAGCGTAATTGAAATTACCGACAGGATAAGCTACTATCATACATTAATAACCCTGCAACAGGCCGATGCATTATTTATTCCGGGCTCGGATGATCCTAAATACACGGCTTCAAAAATTTATCCGTATTTACTTACCCCCAAGCCACTATTAGCTATATTTAACAAGGCAAGCTCGGTAATAAACATTATGAAGGAATATGGCGTTAAACAGGTATATGATTATGAAACTGTTACCGAGGCCAACATCAGCGCTTTTTTTTCTTCCCTTACCAACGGCAGCCCGGAACCACCCCAATATCATGCCGGGGCCGTAGATAAATATTCGGCAAGGCAAATGACCATAAATCAATGCAAACTTTTTGACAGCGCTACCGGTGGGAAAAATTAAAAGAACATTCGGTTTTATATTAAACCATCCTTTAGGTAAAAGGAATCCGCTTAAAGCCTTTATCCGTTTTTTAACCTGGCAGCTTCAAAGCAGTATGCAGCCGGCTAAGTTTATAGTGAAACCCTATATTGCCGGTATCAATTTTTATGCGCGCAAGGGCCTTACAGGTATTACAGGCAATATTTATACAGGTTTGCATGAGTTTGATGACATGGCGCTTCTGTTGCATTTTTTACAGCCCGGCGATGTTTTTTTTGACATAGGTGCCAACGTTGGGTCGTACACCCTATTGGCTTCAGGAGTATGTAACGCCAAAACTTTTGCCATCGAGGCATCGGCAAATACTGCGGCCATAACTGCAAAAAACATTAGCCTGAATAAACTGGAGAGTAAGGTTACTTTAATAAACGCGGCCGCAGGCGCCGAGGAAGGCATATTAACTTTTTCAAAAAACGAAGACACCACCAACCACATTATCAGTGCCGGTGAAAGCCAGGCAACGGATGTAGAAACGGTAAATGTGATCAGCGTTGATTCTATCAGCCTTACTGATAAACCTGCCCTAATAAAAATTGATGTGGAGGGCTTTGAAACCGAAGTGTTAAAAGGAATGACCAACACCCTAAAGCTGCCTATACTTAAGGCCATTATTATTGAATTGAATGGCAGTGGTTTACGCTATGGTTTTAATGAAGATGATATTCACAAAGCACTTTTGTCGGTAGGTTTTAAGCCATACCAATATGATCCTTTTAAACGGGAACTAAATTTGATGGATTCATTTGGCAGTTATAATACCATTTACTGCCGCGATGTGGAGTTTATAAAAACACGTATAAAAGTGTCGAAAGGATTTAAAATCATGGGCGAGGCTATTTAAAATGCGTTTGGCAATCATTACTACTCATCCCATCCAGTACTACGCCCCGGTATTTAAATTACTGGCAGATAAAATTGATGTTAAAGTATTTTATACCTGGGGTAATGAGGCGCAGGAAAAATTTGATCCAGGCTTTGGCAAAACCATCTCATGGGATATCCCATTGCTTGACGGCTATAGTTACGAGTGGGTAAAAAACACATCTATCCATCCGGGTTCCCATCATTTTAAAGGCATTGTAAATCCCGGTCTTATCAACCAAATAAAATCATGGCAAGCCGATGCGGTTTTGGTTTACGGTTGGGCATATGATAGCCATTTAAAGGTTATGAGGCATTTTAAAAATAAAATACCGGTTTACTTTCGTGGCGACTCAACGCTGCTGGATGTTAAACCGGGCGCTAAACAATTATTGCGGACTATTTTTTTAAGATGGATTTATGGCCACGTTGATCATGCGTTTTATGTGGGCAGCAATAATGGCGCTTACTTTAAAAAATACGGATTGAAAGATAAACAGCTCACTTTTGCGCCGCACGCTATAGATAACGACAGGTTTGCTGCCGAAAAAGGTGAGGAAGCTTCCAAAATAAGGGCGGATTTAGGGATTAAGCCTGCTGATATTTTGATATTGTTTGCCGGTAAATTTGAAGAAAAGAAATCGCCCGATTTATTACTAAATGCTTTTTTAACTTTGGACGTGCCGAACACTCATTTATTATTTGTTGGTAACGGTATTTTGGAAGAGACGTTAAAAACAAATGCCTGCAAAAACAGCAATGTTCATTTTTTAAGTTTTCAAAATCAATTGGCAATGCCGGCTATATACCATGCCTGCAACCTGTTTTGCCTGCCCTCACAAGGCCCGGGCGAAACATGGGGGCTTGCAGTAAATGAGGCCATGGCAGCTGGTAAACCAGTATTAGTATCAAACAAATGCGGTTGCGCTGCCGACCTGGTAAACCCGGGCGTTACCGGCGAAATATTTAAAGCCGGTAACGTATCATCACTAACAAAAAAGCTGCATTCGCTCATCGGGGATAAAAATGGGCTAACAATTTTGGGTAACAATGCCAAAGCTAAAATAGCCGGTTGGACCTTTAGTAAACAGGCCGATGCCATGTTAAACGTAATTAATAACAGCCATGCAAACTAAACAGGCCCCGATGGAACGCATTATTATGTTATATGTCCCCTGGGCATTGGCTGCTTTGTTAAGCAGCGATGCCCAGCTGTCATATATCATAGCCTGGCTTGGATCATTCCTG
The genomic region above belongs to Mucilaginibacter sp. KACC 22773 and contains:
- a CDS encoding acyltransferase, producing the protein MSKLISNLYATFFRLLGITIHQPVIIKPNTFLSRGFLNGKKGEITIAPQCELSRGVIIKAYGGTVNIQKNTFLGEYVCIYGHGGVDIGENTLIAMHTCIVSANHTIPDKGTLIRSQGDILLPVKIGSDVWIGAGVKVLGGVTIGDGCVVGAGSVVTKNLPPYAIAMGVPAKVVSYRNG
- a CDS encoding glycosyltransferase produces the protein MADMLSVIIPTYNPDANRLAKTLTGLQKQSLPLQAWELIIVDNNSNQPINADLGWQPNHKIVRETAQGLTYARLKGFKEAQGQVLILVDDDNILEDNYLENVLKAFQDQPKLGAIGGKSLAVFEGTPPAWLPEFYSSLALRDLGDEILTASWDHKYPVCAPIGAGIAIRKVALNTYIKKIETQKNVITDRKGDSLSSGGDNDIVLEILKAGWHVAYLPGLVLHHIIPAQRLETGYMARLINNSSNSWVRLLQSHGINPWPQIAGWTVFPRKIKAWFTYKAWKNKVNYIRWQGACGTFDGLAKQ
- a CDS encoding glycosyltransferase family A protein is translated as MLQSVINVLYRYPKARLKHFNRFGGYFNYRKMLHGQKLMQQASAHLPPVQSAADGLEVYFLTGKKYLYQTLFCIQSLIKVSQTPFKFILVDDGSFDEQLIKQINTQLPGADIVDRQMINQNLSKALPKHQYPVLHHKRQVYPHIKKLTDVHTIPGEDWKLVLDSDMMFWNDPLALVSWLREPQKPIYMQDCQESYGYSRQLMEQLCKNKIPTLLNVGAIGLKSSAVNWAHLESWTTGLEEKEGSSYYLEQALTAMLLANVEAVVLPADEYIVNPDVNRIEHHIGTLHHYVDLSKEGYFKKAWKAI
- a CDS encoding glycosyltransferase — encoded protein: MESDINKHIQSLWIGGQLSKVEQLCIQSFIDHGHNFHLYAYEEITNAPKDTIIHNARSIIGEEAIFKYKTGWGAGSVSGFADLFRLLMVQKNGGWWVDMDIICLKKFDFEADTVFCSSYEGEYDQLVNNCVFKAPKDSDFVQYCLDQIALIDLKTMSFGLAGPFLFQKAVKELELEKLVLPYRYFNPIAWKNVSELILGKMSTSSKVKEVLRPLLKPDTVPGRKIGPESYTVHFWNEIWNTGKLDKNGQYDKGSLFEKLKRKHGIK
- a CDS encoding glycosyltransferase family 2 protein; its protein translation is MAVSAPLVSVCIPVYNGENYIINTINAVVNQTYKNIEIIIVDDGSTDSTKSLLKSLQHQNISIYYQQNRGAAAARNLAYSKSNGQYIKFLDGDDIINPQMIESQVKLAVENPDCIISAKWGRFYDNSLDTFKLSPEDCWQTLPAYDWICSSWKNGHSMTQSGIFLLPRQIIENAGLWDDQLTLIDDLDFFTRVILKCKLVVFDPNSVLYYRSGNSGSLSDRKQQEAMQSAFTAIDKATKNLLAVKKSTEAKLACANTWQHYIYIAYPKHSQLAKEAQKRVNELGGSTLKFMAGGITKIITALIGWKATKRFKQAFNIN
- a CDS encoding glycosyltransferase family protein, with protein sequence MKILLSFLQDNGGQPHAIPAYRFWTYYIKNGIEEAGMQWAEIPGLDWAAGLVPYENDPALQRWQQQAWEKTINYIKANRRQIDICLCYLYPKQIDTGAIKQIKAMGVPCVNFYCDNVRSFTKLPLQFKVFDLVWVPEFEALHLYQTARVPHVNLPMPMWVDPKYRHFNEQETDIISFIGSRDDLRAQLLADAITRGLPIQIRGNGWNDTNEPAAQQLSPKPSSKIKNQFNLLRNAGIKVFVAYHFQRNKKVMPANIPVENIFEKPGFDEYIRLSRESMVTLGINRVPTFNTFGKDIITYSRLRDLEAPMLGACYLTEYTAGLSQLYELGTDMETYTNADELVYKCRELIASKNKRKELRMKGQQRALNSHSIPQSLQLIKTRLFS
- a CDS encoding FkbM family methyltransferase, which produces MGKIKRTFGFILNHPLGKRNPLKAFIRFLTWQLQSSMQPAKFIVKPYIAGINFYARKGLTGITGNIYTGLHEFDDMALLLHFLQPGDVFFDIGANVGSYTLLASGVCNAKTFAIEASANTAAITAKNISLNKLESKVTLINAAAGAEEGILTFSKNEDTTNHIISAGESQATDVETVNVISVDSISLTDKPALIKIDVEGFETEVLKGMTNTLKLPILKAIIIELNGSGLRYGFNEDDIHKALLSVGFKPYQYDPFKRELNLMDSFGSYNTIYCRDVEFIKTRIKVSKGFKIMGEAI
- a CDS encoding glycosyltransferase family 4 protein; this encodes MRLAIITTHPIQYYAPVFKLLADKIDVKVFYTWGNEAQEKFDPGFGKTISWDIPLLDGYSYEWVKNTSIHPGSHHFKGIVNPGLINQIKSWQADAVLVYGWAYDSHLKVMRHFKNKIPVYFRGDSTLLDVKPGAKQLLRTIFLRWIYGHVDHAFYVGSNNGAYFKKYGLKDKQLTFAPHAIDNDRFAAEKGEEASKIRADLGIKPADILILFAGKFEEKKSPDLLLNAFLTLDVPNTHLLFVGNGILEETLKTNACKNSNVHFLSFQNQLAMPAIYHACNLFCLPSQGPGETWGLAVNEAMAAGKPVLVSNKCGCAADLVNPGVTGEIFKAGNVSSLTKKLHSLIGDKNGLTILGNNAKAKIAGWTFSKQADAMLNVINNSHAN